The proteins below come from a single Mycobacterium parmense genomic window:
- a CDS encoding cysteine desulfurase-like protein: MAYDVARVRGLHPSLGDGWVHFDAPAGMLIPDSVATTVSTAFRRSSPTTAGAHPSAQRSAAILEAARAAVADLFNVDPAGVVLGADRAILLSALAEASSSRAGLGYEVIVTRLDDEANIAPWLRAAHRYGAKVKWAEVDIETGELPTWQWESLIGKSTRLVAVASASGTLGTVTDLRAMTKLVHDVGGLVVVDHSAAAPYRLLDVKETDADVVAVNASAWGGPPIGAVVFRDPVLLNSFSSIATDPNAVGPARLELGTHQYGLLAGVVASIEYLAALDESARGTRRERLSLSMQSSAAYLNRIYDYLMVSLRSLPLVMVIGRPEVRIPVVSFALHDVPAERVVQRLADNGILAVCNASSRALDVLGVNDIGGAVTVGLAHYSTTAEVDQLVRALASLG; this comes from the coding sequence ATGGCTTACGACGTCGCCCGGGTGCGCGGACTCCATCCGTCGCTCGGTGACGGGTGGGTTCATTTCGACGCGCCCGCCGGGATGCTGATTCCCGATTCCGTGGCGACCACCGTGTCGACGGCATTCCGCAGGTCCAGCCCCACCACCGCAGGCGCGCACCCGTCGGCGCAGCGCAGCGCGGCCATCCTGGAGGCGGCGCGGGCAGCGGTGGCCGACCTGTTCAACGTCGACCCCGCGGGCGTGGTGCTGGGTGCCGACCGCGCGATTCTGCTCTCGGCGCTGGCCGAGGCGTCGTCGTCGCGCGCGGGCCTGGGCTACGAGGTGATCGTCACCCGCCTCGACGACGAGGCCAACATCGCCCCGTGGCTGCGCGCGGCGCACCGTTACGGCGCCAAGGTGAAGTGGGCCGAGGTCGACATCGAGACCGGCGAGCTGCCGACCTGGCAGTGGGAGAGCCTGATCGGGAAGTCGACCAGGCTGGTCGCCGTCGCCTCGGCGTCGGGGACGCTGGGCACGGTCACCGACCTGCGGGCGATGACCAAGCTGGTGCACGACGTCGGAGGGCTGGTGGTCGTCGACCACTCCGCCGCCGCGCCCTATCGCCTGCTCGACGTCAAGGAGACGGACGCCGACGTGGTTGCCGTGAACGCGTCGGCGTGGGGCGGGCCGCCGATCGGAGCGGTCGTGTTCCGCGATCCGGTGCTGCTCAACTCGTTCAGCTCGATCGCGACCGACCCCAACGCCGTCGGCCCGGCGCGCCTGGAGCTCGGCACCCACCAGTACGGCCTGCTGGCCGGGGTGGTGGCGAGCATCGAATACCTGGCCGCCCTCGACGAGTCGGCTCGCGGCACCCGGCGCGAACGGTTGTCGCTGTCGATGCAGTCCTCCGCCGCGTACCTGAACCGGATCTACGACTACCTGATGGTGTCGCTGCGCTCGCTGCCGTTGGTGATGGTGATCGGGCGTCCGGAGGTGCGGATCCCGGTGGTCAGCTTCGCCCTGCACGACGTGCCCGCCGAGCGGGTGGTGCAGCGCCTGGCCGACAACGGGATCCTGGCCGTCTGCAACGCGAGTTCGCGAGCGCTCGATGTGTTGGGTGTCAACGACATCGGCGGCGCCGTCACCGTCGGGCTGGCGCACTACTCGACGACGGCCGAGGTCGACCAGTTGGTGCGCGCGCTTGCGTCGTTGGGCTGA
- a CDS encoding GNAT family N-acetyltransferase translates to MGAWNVRPASPDDAEGCVAIYRPYVLETAVSWELEAPTVDEMAARIAAHRVAHEWLVAERDHQIVGFAYAHAMRSLATYRWSVETGLYVDGGHQRGGCGRALYAQLMNRLAQRGYRQAFAGITQPNEASNGFHRSFGFTDAGLYRSVEWKHGKWHDVAWMQLDLLGSAEQIAPGPIV, encoded by the coding sequence GTGGGCGCCTGGAACGTGCGTCCGGCCTCCCCCGACGATGCGGAGGGCTGCGTTGCGATCTACCGCCCCTACGTCCTGGAAACCGCGGTCAGCTGGGAACTCGAGGCCCCCACCGTCGACGAGATGGCCGCACGCATCGCCGCGCACCGCGTCGCGCACGAGTGGCTCGTCGCCGAACGCGACCATCAGATCGTCGGTTTCGCGTACGCCCACGCGATGAGATCTCTCGCCACCTACCGATGGTCGGTGGAGACCGGCCTGTACGTCGACGGCGGCCACCAACGCGGCGGCTGCGGCCGCGCGCTCTATGCGCAGCTGATGAACCGGCTGGCGCAGCGGGGCTACCGGCAGGCTTTCGCCGGCATCACCCAGCCCAACGAGGCCAGCAACGGATTCCACCGGTCATTCGGCTTCACCGACGCCGGCCTGTACCGCAGCGTCGAATGGAAGCACGGAAAATGGCACGACGTGGCGTGGATGCAACTCGATCTGCTGGGCAGCGCCGAGCAGATCGCACCCGGCCCCATCGTTTAG
- a CDS encoding crotonase/enoyl-CoA hydratase family protein — MGETYESVTVDTKDHVAQVTLIGPGKGNAMGPAFWSEMPDVFAALDADPDVRAIVITGSGRNFSYGLDVPAMGGSFTPLLGGDALAGPRARFHAEVKRMQGAITAVADCRTPTIASVHGWCIGGGVDLISAVDFRYASADAKFSVREVKLAIVADVGSLARLPMILGDGHLRELALTGKDIDAARAEKIGLVNAVFEDPETTLAAAHTAAAEIAANPPLTVHGIKDVLDQQRASAVAESLRYVAAWNAAFLPSKDLTEGITATFEKRPPRFTGE; from the coding sequence ATGGGCGAAACATACGAATCGGTCACCGTCGACACGAAAGACCACGTCGCGCAGGTGACGCTGATCGGACCGGGCAAGGGCAACGCGATGGGGCCCGCGTTCTGGTCGGAGATGCCCGACGTGTTCGCGGCGCTCGACGCCGACCCGGACGTGCGGGCCATCGTCATCACGGGGTCCGGCAGGAACTTCAGCTACGGCCTGGACGTGCCCGCGATGGGGGGTTCGTTCACCCCGCTGCTGGGCGGCGACGCGCTGGCCGGTCCACGCGCCCGCTTCCACGCCGAGGTCAAGCGGATGCAGGGCGCGATCACCGCCGTGGCGGACTGCCGAACCCCCACCATCGCCTCGGTGCACGGCTGGTGCATCGGCGGCGGGGTGGACCTGATCTCAGCGGTGGACTTCCGCTACGCCAGCGCCGACGCCAAGTTCTCGGTGCGCGAGGTCAAACTCGCAATCGTCGCCGACGTGGGCAGCCTGGCGCGGCTGCCGATGATCCTGGGCGACGGGCACCTGCGCGAGCTCGCGTTGACCGGCAAGGACATCGACGCGGCGCGCGCCGAGAAGATCGGCCTGGTCAACGCCGTGTTCGAGGACCCCGAGACGACGCTGGCCGCCGCCCACACCGCCGCAGCGGAGATCGCGGCCAACCCCCCGCTGACCGTGCACGGCATCAAGGACGTGCTCGACCAGCAGCGCGCCTCGGCCGTCGCGGAGAGTCTGCGTTACGTCGCCGCCTGGAACGCGGCCTTCCTGCCGTCCAAGGACCTGACCGAGGGCATCACGGCCACGTTCGAAAAGCGTCCGCCACGGTTCACGGGCGAGTGA
- a CDS encoding Rv2629 family ribosome hibernation factor, whose translation MDSQRFRKLMDAPAPFASVYFDDSRDTHDAEAQLDLRWRAAKEDLEKQGAGPDVVSQIHDAVMNLRPPIGRSGRAVVASADKVMINEHLARPVAAAVVRVSPLPYLVPILELSYDHPDYVLVIVDHSGADITTQVGGTLRAETVDGEGHPVHKAAGAENAGYGDPQLRTEEAGRKNMRAVADRVAELVDDKSIEVVFVVGEVRSRSDLLASLPERLRELAVPLEVGARHSGHDFGEVEEAIEAEFVKRQLRTIDDAAQRFTAEIGRQSGLAAEGLDAVCSALRQGAVDTLIIGDIGDATVVADARLTTVAPNENVLSEQGAAPDKTLRADEALPMFAISVGASLVRTDERIAPADGVAAVLRYAPALH comes from the coding sequence ATGGACTCTCAACGCTTCCGCAAACTGATGGATGCGCCGGCACCGTTCGCGTCGGTGTACTTCGACGATTCGCGCGACACCCACGACGCCGAGGCGCAGCTCGACCTCAGGTGGCGGGCGGCCAAAGAGGACCTCGAGAAGCAGGGCGCCGGGCCCGACGTCGTCAGCCAGATCCACGACGCGGTGATGAACCTGCGGCCGCCGATCGGCCGCAGCGGGCGCGCGGTGGTGGCCAGCGCCGACAAAGTGATGATCAACGAGCATTTGGCCCGGCCCGTCGCGGCCGCGGTGGTCCGTGTCTCCCCACTGCCCTATCTGGTGCCGATCCTCGAACTGAGCTACGACCACCCGGATTACGTGCTGGTGATCGTGGATCACAGCGGCGCCGACATCACCACCCAGGTCGGCGGCACGCTGCGCGCGGAAACCGTCGACGGCGAAGGTCACCCGGTGCACAAGGCCGCCGGTGCCGAGAACGCGGGCTACGGTGACCCTCAGCTGCGCACCGAGGAAGCCGGCCGCAAGAACATGCGCGCCGTCGCCGACCGCGTGGCCGAACTCGTCGACGACAAGTCCATCGAGGTGGTCTTCGTGGTCGGTGAGGTGCGGTCGCGCTCTGACCTCCTGGCGTCGCTACCCGAACGGCTGCGGGAACTCGCCGTGCCGCTCGAGGTCGGCGCGCGGCACAGTGGTCACGACTTCGGCGAGGTCGAGGAGGCCATCGAGGCCGAGTTCGTCAAGCGCCAGCTGCGCACCATCGACGATGCGGCGCAGCGATTCACCGCGGAGATCGGCCGGCAGTCCGGGCTGGCCGCCGAGGGTCTCGACGCCGTCTGCTCGGCGCTGCGCCAGGGCGCGGTGGACACGCTGATCATCGGCGACATCGGTGATGCGACCGTGGTCGCCGACGCCAGGCTCACGACCGTCGCCCCCAACGAGAACGTGCTGTCCGAGCAGGGCGCCGCTCCCGACAAGACGTTGCGGGCCGACGAGGCGCTGCCCATGTTCGCGATCTCCGTGGGGGCCTCGCTGGTGCGCACCGACGAGCGGATCGCCCCGGCCGACGGCGTCGCAGCGGTGCTGCGCTACGCGCCCGCGCTGCACTAG
- a CDS encoding pyridoxal phosphate-dependent aminotransferase, translating to MTARLRPELVGLPVYVPGKSAPGSIKLASNETVFGPLPSVRAAIERGTDHVNRYPDNACVQLKAALAGHLGQGFGPEHVAVGCGSVSLCQQLVQITSAAGDEVVMGWHSFELYPPMVQISGAIPVKVPLTDHTYDLDAMFAAITERTRLIFIANPNNPTSTVVDPDALSRFVEAVPPQIVVAIDEAYVEYIRDGMAPDSLRLARSRGNIVVLRTFSKAYGLAGLRIGYAVGHPDLITALDQVYVPFSVASISQAAAIASLEAADELMARTDALVAERSRVAADLRDAGYDMPPTQANFVWLPLGTRTADFVRRAAEALLIVRPFAPEGVRVTIGAPDENDALLRFARDWIAHQTVRSAQ from the coding sequence GTGACCGCCCGCCTGCGCCCCGAGCTGGTCGGGCTTCCCGTCTACGTGCCCGGCAAGAGCGCGCCGGGTTCAATCAAACTGGCCAGCAACGAGACTGTGTTCGGCCCGCTGCCCAGCGTCCGCGCGGCCATCGAGCGGGGCACCGACCACGTCAACCGCTACCCCGACAACGCCTGCGTGCAACTCAAGGCCGCCCTGGCCGGACACCTCGGCCAAGGCTTCGGCCCCGAGCACGTCGCGGTGGGCTGCGGATCGGTCAGCCTGTGCCAGCAGCTCGTCCAGATCACCTCAGCGGCCGGCGACGAGGTCGTGATGGGCTGGCACAGCTTCGAGCTGTACCCGCCGATGGTCCAGATATCCGGCGCGATCCCCGTCAAGGTCCCGCTGACAGACCACACCTACGACCTCGACGCGATGTTCGCCGCGATCACCGAGCGGACCCGGCTGATCTTCATCGCCAACCCCAACAACCCGACGTCCACGGTCGTCGACCCCGACGCGCTGAGCCGCTTCGTCGAGGCCGTCCCGCCGCAGATCGTCGTCGCCATCGACGAGGCCTACGTCGAGTACATCCGCGACGGCATGGCGCCCGACTCGTTGCGGCTGGCCCGCAGCCGCGGCAACATCGTTGTGCTGCGGACCTTTTCGAAGGCCTACGGGCTGGCGGGGCTGCGCATCGGCTACGCGGTCGGTCACCCGGACCTGATCACGGCGCTGGACCAGGTCTACGTGCCGTTCTCGGTGGCCAGCATCTCGCAGGCCGCCGCCATCGCATCCCTGGAAGCCGCCGACGAGCTGATGGCCCGCACCGACGCCCTGGTGGCCGAACGGTCCCGGGTCGCGGCCGACCTGCGCGACGCCGGCTACGACATGCCGCCGACCCAGGCCAACTTCGTGTGGCTGCCGCTGGGAACCCGGACCGCGGACTTTGTGCGGCGCGCCGCCGAGGCACTGCTGATTGTCCGCCCGTTCGCGCCCGAGGGCGTCCGGGTCACCATCGGTGCGCCCGACGAGAACGACGCGCTGCTGCGGTTCGCCCGCGACTGGATCGCCCACCAAACCGTGAGGAGTGCTCAATGA
- a CDS encoding TIGR03086 family metal-binding protein: MPRDLRPGPDSPPTDELHSAEDTLGVLQQVLHTIAADEMSRQTPCREFDVTQLTGHLLGSIAAVGGMVGAELPQRDESDSAERQIITAARPVLDAWHRRGLDGTVPFGDGELTAKAACGLLSVEFLVHAWDYASAVGREVDAPESLAEYVLGLARKLIRPEMRGPAGFDAPVDVSGDAGALEQLVAFTGRNPAR; encoded by the coding sequence ATGCCTCGTGATCTGCGACCCGGACCTGATTCGCCGCCCACCGACGAGCTGCACAGCGCCGAGGACACGCTCGGGGTGCTGCAGCAGGTGCTGCACACCATCGCCGCCGACGAGATGTCCAGGCAGACCCCGTGCCGGGAGTTCGACGTGACGCAGTTGACCGGCCACCTGTTGGGCTCGATCGCGGCCGTCGGGGGCATGGTGGGCGCGGAGCTTCCGCAGCGCGACGAGAGCGACTCCGCGGAACGGCAGATCATCACCGCGGCGCGCCCCGTCCTGGACGCCTGGCATCGCCGCGGGCTGGACGGCACGGTGCCGTTCGGTGACGGCGAGCTGACCGCCAAGGCCGCGTGCGGTCTGTTGTCGGTCGAGTTCCTGGTCCACGCCTGGGATTACGCCAGTGCCGTGGGCCGCGAGGTGGACGCACCGGAGTCGTTGGCCGAATACGTGCTGGGGCTGGCGCGCAAACTCATCCGTCCCGAGATGCGCGGCCCGGCCGGCTTCGACGCCCCGGTCGACGTGTCGGGCGACGCCGGCGCGCTCGAGCAGCTCGTCGCGTTCACGGGCCGCAACCCGGCGCGCTGA
- a CDS encoding NAD(P)H-quinone oxidoreductase, producing the protein MRAIVAESSDRLLWQEVPDVSAGPGEVLVKVAAAGVNRADVLQAAGKYPPPPGASEIIGMEVSGTVAERGAGVTEWTVGQQVCALLAGGGYAEYVAVPAGQVLPVPQGVDVIDAAGLPEVACTVWSNLVLTAHLGKGQLLLMHGGASGIGTHAIQIARALGAKVAVTAGSADKLEFCRELGAEILINYRDEDFVARLQECGGADVIFDIIGAAYLDRNIDALAADGQLVIIGMQGGVTGELNIGKLLVKRARVIGTTLRGRPTSGPNSKTEIVQAVTASVWPMIADGKVRPIIGARMPIERAGDAHRELVSGNVTGKIVLTLPG; encoded by the coding sequence ATGCGCGCCATCGTCGCCGAATCCTCCGACCGGTTGTTGTGGCAGGAGGTGCCCGACGTCTCCGCCGGGCCCGGAGAGGTCCTGGTCAAGGTCGCCGCGGCCGGCGTGAACCGCGCCGACGTGCTGCAGGCCGCCGGTAAGTACCCGCCGCCGCCGGGAGCCAGCGAGATCATCGGCATGGAGGTGTCCGGGACGGTCGCCGAGCGCGGCGCCGGTGTGACCGAATGGACCGTGGGACAACAAGTTTGCGCATTGCTGGCGGGTGGAGGGTACGCCGAGTACGTCGCGGTTCCCGCCGGGCAGGTGCTGCCGGTCCCGCAGGGCGTCGATGTGATCGACGCTGCGGGGCTGCCGGAGGTGGCGTGCACGGTGTGGTCGAACCTGGTGCTCACCGCGCACCTGGGCAAGGGCCAGCTGCTGTTGATGCACGGCGGCGCGAGCGGCATCGGGACCCACGCGATCCAGATCGCGCGGGCGCTGGGCGCGAAGGTGGCCGTCACCGCCGGATCGGCCGACAAGCTCGAGTTCTGTCGCGAACTGGGCGCCGAGATCCTGATCAACTACCGCGACGAGGATTTCGTGGCACGGCTGCAGGAATGCGGCGGCGCCGATGTGATCTTCGACATCATCGGCGCCGCCTACCTGGACCGCAACATCGACGCCCTGGCCGCCGACGGGCAGTTGGTCATCATCGGCATGCAGGGCGGCGTGACGGGCGAACTCAACATCGGCAAGCTGCTCGTCAAGCGGGCGCGCGTCATCGGCACCACGCTGCGGGGCCGGCCGACGAGCGGCCCCAACAGCAAGACCGAGATCGTGCAGGCGGTGACGGCGTCGGTGTGGCCGATGATCGCCGACGGCAAGGTCCGCCCGATCATCGGCGCCCGCATGCCCATCGAGCGGGCGGGCGACGCGCATCGGGAGCTGGTGTCGGGCAACGTGACCGGAAAGATCGTGCTGACGCTGCCGGGCTAG
- the lipE gene encoding lipase LipE, with protein sequence MTTPDGRIRVPSDLDSVTAIADEDHCEIDPAAVERIWRAARHWYQAGFHPAIQLCLRHRGRVVLNRAIGHGWGNAPTDAPDAEKVRATTDTPFCVYSAAKGVAATVIHMLVERGVFSLDDRVCDYIPTFTSHGKHRITIRHVLTHSAGLPFPTGPKPDVRRADDHEYAQQKLSELRPLYRPGLVHIYHALTWGPLVREIVYAATGKEIREILATEILDPLGFRWTNFGVAQQDLPLVAPSHATGRPLPPVVAQIFRKAIGGTVHEMIPITNTPLFLTTIIPSSNTVSTAHEMSRFAEIWRRGGELDGVRVVSPETMYNAVTECRRLRPDFAVGLQPARWGTGYILGTNRWGPFGRNAPNAFGNLGLVNIALWADPARSLAAGVISSGKPGRDPEARRYTALMDTIAAEIPTG encoded by the coding sequence GTGACGACACCCGACGGCAGGATCCGCGTTCCATCCGACCTGGACTCGGTGACGGCGATCGCCGACGAGGACCACTGCGAAATCGACCCCGCGGCCGTCGAGCGGATCTGGCGGGCCGCCCGACACTGGTACCAGGCGGGCTTTCACCCCGCGATCCAGCTGTGCCTACGCCACCGCGGGCGGGTGGTGCTCAACCGCGCGATCGGACACGGCTGGGGCAACGCCCCGACCGACGCGCCCGACGCCGAGAAGGTCCGGGCGACGACGGACACCCCGTTCTGCGTGTACTCGGCGGCCAAGGGCGTCGCGGCGACCGTGATCCACATGCTCGTCGAGCGCGGGGTGTTCTCCCTCGACGACCGGGTCTGCGACTACATCCCCACCTTCACCAGTCACGGCAAGCACCGGATCACCATCCGCCACGTGCTGACCCACAGCGCCGGCCTGCCCTTCCCCACCGGCCCGAAGCCGGACGTCAGGCGCGCCGATGACCACGAATACGCGCAACAGAAGCTGAGTGAGCTGCGGCCGCTGTACCGGCCGGGGCTGGTGCACATCTACCACGCGCTGACATGGGGCCCGCTGGTCCGCGAGATCGTCTACGCGGCCACCGGCAAGGAGATTCGCGAGATCCTGGCCACCGAGATCCTCGACCCGCTGGGCTTTCGGTGGACCAATTTCGGTGTCGCGCAACAGGATCTGCCGCTGGTCGCGCCCAGCCACGCCACCGGGCGCCCGCTGCCGCCCGTGGTCGCCCAGATCTTCCGCAAGGCGATCGGCGGCACCGTGCACGAGATGATCCCGATCACCAACACCCCGCTGTTCCTCACCACGATCATCCCGTCGTCCAACACGGTATCGACCGCGCACGAGATGTCGCGGTTCGCCGAGATCTGGCGCCGGGGAGGCGAACTCGACGGCGTGCGGGTGGTCAGCCCGGAGACCATGTACAACGCCGTCACCGAATGCCGGCGCCTGCGACCGGATTTCGCGGTCGGATTGCAGCCCGCCCGCTGGGGCACGGGATACATCCTCGGCACGAACAGGTGGGGGCCCTTCGGACGCAACGCGCCGAACGCGTTCGGCAATCTGGGCCTGGTCAACATCGCGTTGTGGGCCGACCCGGCGCGCAGCCTGGCCGCCGGAGTGATCAGCAGCGGCAAGCCGGGGCGGGACCCGGAAGCCCGGCGGTACACCGCCCTGATGGACACGATCGCCGCCGAAATACCCACCGGTTGA
- a CDS encoding DUF6541 family protein, which produces MGLWLGTLIALFLLIAPGVIVARIGQLTWPVAIAVGAPLTYGVVALAIIPLGALAIPWNGWTALAALAVVCLAVTGLQLLLARYRDRDAEALGVSRWPALTVAGGVLLGSFLVMWAAYRGLVHWQSIPSTWDAVWHANEVRFILDTGQASSTHMGELRNVETHRTLYYPSVFHALTAVYCQLTGAAPTTGYTLNSVAAAVWLYPSSAAMLTWRLMRPFWGEWRTAGAAATTAALSTSFTAVPYVEFGVAAMPNLAAYGAAVPTFVLITSTLRHRDRIPLAVLAFVGVTSVHLTGGFIVLLFLVAWWLLDALRHPVRGRLADALTLADVALITGAILLPQFISVQQQEDIIAGHSFLTHLSKKHGVFDVVFQHSRHLNDFPVQYGLIALTAAGGLIFAIKKIWWPLALWLLLVVVDVDAGNPLGGPVGAIAGAFGEFFYKDPRRISAAITLLLTPMAGVALFAIVVAAMAAARRFTDRHRPLPERIWVPATAVVLIAVTVLTGRHYFYRHLVLFGDKYDSVMIDQRDLMAMAYLANQPGARDTVIGDSNVDGTAWMYAVADLHPLWTHYDFPQQMGPGYYRYIFWAGANKGDSDPRVVEAIKALNIRYILTSVPNVRGFATPEGLRSLDKSTSWALIYDNGEARIYEWRGSGAPAHS; this is translated from the coding sequence GTGGGTTTGTGGCTCGGAACGCTGATCGCACTGTTCCTGCTGATCGCGCCGGGTGTGATCGTCGCGCGCATCGGGCAGTTGACCTGGCCCGTCGCCATCGCGGTCGGCGCGCCGCTGACCTACGGTGTTGTCGCACTGGCGATCATCCCGTTGGGCGCGCTGGCAATCCCCTGGAACGGTTGGACCGCGCTGGCGGCGCTGGCCGTGGTGTGCCTCGCCGTGACGGGGCTGCAGCTGCTGCTCGCTCGCTACCGCGACCGCGACGCGGAAGCTCTGGGCGTCAGTCGATGGCCGGCGCTGACCGTGGCCGGGGGGGTGCTGCTCGGCTCGTTTCTGGTGATGTGGGCGGCCTATCGCGGCCTGGTGCACTGGCAGTCGATCCCGAGCACCTGGGACGCGGTGTGGCACGCCAACGAGGTGCGCTTCATCCTCGACACCGGCCAGGCGTCGTCGACCCACATGGGCGAGCTGCGCAACGTCGAAACCCACCGGACGCTGTACTACCCGTCGGTGTTCCACGCCCTGACCGCCGTGTACTGCCAGCTCACCGGCGCAGCGCCGACCACCGGCTACACCCTGAACTCGGTGGCGGCGGCCGTCTGGCTCTACCCGTCGAGCGCGGCGATGCTGACCTGGCGGCTCATGCGCCCTTTCTGGGGAGAATGGCGCACCGCCGGCGCGGCGGCCACCACGGCCGCACTGTCGACGTCGTTCACCGCGGTGCCCTACGTCGAGTTCGGCGTCGCGGCGATGCCCAATCTGGCGGCCTACGGGGCGGCGGTGCCGACCTTCGTCCTGATCACCTCCACGTTGCGGCATCGCGACCGCATCCCGCTGGCCGTGCTGGCGTTCGTCGGTGTCACGTCGGTCCACCTGACCGGCGGGTTCATCGTGCTCCTATTCCTCGTGGCGTGGTGGCTCCTGGACGCCCTGCGGCATCCGGTGCGGGGCCGCCTCGCCGACGCGCTGACCCTGGCCGACGTGGCGCTGATCACCGGGGCAATCCTGTTGCCGCAGTTCATCAGTGTCCAGCAGCAGGAAGACATCATCGCCGGGCACTCCTTCCTGACGCACCTCAGCAAGAAGCACGGCGTGTTCGACGTCGTCTTCCAGCACTCGCGCCACCTCAACGACTTCCCGGTCCAGTACGGCCTGATCGCGCTGACGGCCGCCGGCGGGCTCATCTTCGCGATCAAGAAGATCTGGTGGCCGCTGGCGCTCTGGCTGCTGCTGGTCGTGGTCGACGTCGACGCGGGCAACCCGCTGGGCGGACCCGTCGGAGCGATCGCGGGAGCGTTCGGTGAGTTCTTCTACAAAGACCCGCGCCGCATCTCGGCCGCGATCACCTTGCTGTTGACGCCGATGGCGGGCGTCGCATTGTTCGCGATCGTCGTCGCCGCGATGGCCGCCGCCCGGCGCTTCACCGACCGGCACCGGCCCCTGCCGGAACGCATCTGGGTACCCGCCACGGCGGTCGTGCTGATCGCGGTGACGGTGCTCACCGGACGGCACTACTTCTACCGGCACCTGGTCCTCTTCGGCGACAAGTACGACTCGGTGATGATCGACCAGCGAGACCTGATGGCCATGGCCTACCTGGCGAATCAGCCGGGGGCGCGGGACACCGTCATCGGCGATTCCAACGTCGACGGCACAGCGTGGATGTACGCGGTCGCCGACCTGCATCCCCTGTGGACCCACTACGACTTCCCGCAACAGATGGGCCCGGGCTACTACCGCTACATTTTCTGGGCGGGCGCCAACAAGGGTGATTCCGATCCGCGTGTGGTCGAAGCGATTAAGGCGCTCAACATTCGGTACATTCTCACGAGCGTGCCCAACGTCCGGGGGTTCGCCACACCCGAGGGACTAAGGTCGTTGGACAAGTCGACGTCGTGGGCGCTGATCTACGACAACGGTGAGGCCCGCATCTACGAGTGGCGCGGAAGCGGCGCCCCAGCACACTCTTAG
- a CDS encoding DUF4334 domain-containing protein, which yields MNLARKQFTELKERVGEIPHAELDAFWATLQPATIEGMLGEWKGGEFATGHKMNGQLEKAGWFGKNFKSVADVQPLVCVDADGNKFSNVAMGKGEASLWLESFRGEVTATMVYDGQPVHDHFKKIDDDAVMGIMNGKGVLDNGRYYYFYLERV from the coding sequence ATGAACCTGGCCCGCAAGCAGTTCACCGAGCTCAAGGAACGCGTTGGTGAGATTCCGCACGCCGAGCTCGACGCCTTCTGGGCGACGCTGCAGCCGGCGACCATCGAGGGCATGCTGGGCGAGTGGAAGGGCGGCGAGTTCGCCACCGGGCACAAGATGAACGGCCAGCTCGAGAAGGCCGGCTGGTTCGGCAAGAACTTCAAGTCGGTGGCCGACGTGCAGCCGCTGGTCTGCGTGGACGCCGACGGCAACAAGTTCTCCAACGTCGCCATGGGCAAGGGCGAGGCCAGCCTCTGGCTGGAGAGCTTCCGCGGCGAGGTCACCGCCACGATGGTCTACGACGGCCAGCCCGTGCACGACCACTTCAAGAAGATCGACGACGACGCCGTGATGGGGATCATGAACGGCAAGGGCGTGCTCGACAACGGCCGGTACTACTACTTCTACCTGGAACGGGTGTAG